In Gigantopelta aegis isolate Gae_Host chromosome 6, Gae_host_genome, whole genome shotgun sequence, the following are encoded in one genomic region:
- the LOC121373967 gene encoding uncharacterized protein LOC121373967 isoform X1: protein MFLCGRISRLSFLLIIFIIFIFLLEIKFFSPSRSQTHVVFNRRNHVTSTPDHQSRGLLVDTASCKIPDVDPFDKSILHLIRRRGKILCVGKPSITFEEGSVLRLNWTVINEYYKGDFKYCKYQPIIRGPKGNDFYFTYGPFKKSFSSDVQAKHEFIRVYCYSKSGGKIYTNFHSIVIPKPEVEEQCDTRFRRYLKRHQPKEKLNVMMIGVDSVSRLNLMRQMPRTREFLLRNLSAVEMLGYTKVADNTFVNIVPMTTGKYVEELPWNETMVKTPFDKYDFIWKEFSKNGFKTLYAEDAPKIAMFQYGKAGFHTPPADFYNRVFSVAMEKHKSVWNHNHHCVGDRMESDIVLKYVRDFAVQNTHKATFAFAFITRPSHDYANDAGIADDPHFRFLNTLRDDGILKNTVLIYYSDHGNRYGRIRNTFIGKLEERLPFLFLVFPRWFLIKYKEIARNLQVNSKRLSTPFDVYETLKDILYFTGNFPKRDRGERGISLLREIPKERSCFDASIMPHWCMCFSRKKLSNTSTIAVEAAYSLLLHLNKILYDYRYKCAPLEIFSIIDVTVMMPNNNGFHFEQSLNDVINRTVHYGNRTDAFSLYQLTVVSKPGGGMFESTVKYDERTARYSVDGDVSRINVFGDQSKCMDRFHLKKYCFCHSNT, encoded by the coding sequence ATGTTTCTTTGTGGGAGGATCAGCCGCCTGTCCTTTCTTCTGATCATATTCATCATCTTCATATTCCTCTTGGAAATCAAGTTCTTTTCCCCTTCGAGGTCACAGACTCACGTGGTGTTCAATAGGAGAAATCACGTGACGTCCACACCTGATCACCAGTCTCGTGGTCTCCTAGTGGACACAGCTTCTTGCAAGATACCCGACGTTGACCCATTTGACAAATCCATCCTGCATCTCATCCGAAGACGTGGAAAAATTCTTTGCGTTGGGAAGCCTTCCATAACTTTCGAGGAAGGCTCAGTGCTCAGGCTGAACTGGACAGTGATAAATGAATATTACAAAGGAGATTTCAAATATTGCAAGTATCAACCGATCATCAGAGGACCCAAGGGGAACGATTTTTACTTCACTTACGGTCCGTTCAAGAAATCCTTCTCTTCGGACGTGCAAGCGAAACACGAATTTATTCGAGTGTATTGTTACAGCAAGTCGGGCGGGAAGATCTACACGAACTTCCATTCTATAGTCATTCCAAAACCTGAGGTTGAAGAACAATGTGACACGAGGTTTCGTCGTTATTTGAAGCGACACCAGCCAAAAGAAAAGTTAAACGTGATGATGATTGGTGTTGATTCCGTATCACGCTTAAACTTAATGCGGCAGATGCCAAGAACAAGAGAGTTTCTCCTCAGAAATCTTAGCGCTGTCGAAATGCTTGGCTACACGAAAGTAGCAGATAATACGTTTGTGAACATTGTCCCCATGACCACTGGGAAGTACGTGGAAGAACTGCCGTGGAACGAAACAATGGTAAAAACGCCATTTGACAAATATGACTTCATCTGGAAAGAGTTCTCTAAAAATGGTTTCAAAACGTTGTACGCGGAGGACGCCCCAAAAATCGCAATGTTTCAATACGGTAAGGCGGGGTTCCACACGCCTCCCGCTGATTTCTATAACAGGGTGTTCAGCGTTGCCATGGAGAAGCACAAATCGGTGTGGAATCACAACCACCACTGCGTTGGTGACAGAATGGAGTcggatattgttttaaaatacgtGCGAGACTTTGCAGTGCAGAATACCCACAAAGCCACCTTTGCGTTCGCTTTTATTACCCGACCTTCTCACGATTACGCCAACGATGCCGGAATTGCAGACGATCCGCACTTCCGGTTTCTGAACACACTAAGGGACGATGGTATACTTAAAAACACTGTTTTGATTTACTACAGTGACCATGGTAACCGATACGGCAGAATACGTAATACGTTTATAGGCAAACTCGAAGAAAGACttccttttttatttcttgtttttccACGGTGGTTTCTAATCAAATACAAGGAAATAGCTAGGAACCTTCAAGTTAATTCAAAACGACTGTCTACACCTTTTGATGTATATGAAACTTTAAAAGATATACTCTACTTTACCGGTAACTTCCCAAAGAGAGACAGGGGTGAAAGAGGAATCAGTTTATTGAGAGAGATCCCAAAGGAACGATCGTGTTTTGATGCGTCCATCATGCCGCATTGGTGTATGTGTTTCTCCAGGAAGAAATTATCAAACACTTCCACGATAGCAGTAGAGGCTGCATATTCGCTTTTGTTACACCTCAACAAGATCTTGTACGACTACAGATACAAATGTGCACCGCTTGAAATATTCAGTATTATAGATGTCACAGTTATGATGCCCAATAATAATGGTTTTCATTTTGAACAAAGtctaaatgacgtcatcaacagaaCAGTTCACTATGGTAACAGGACAGACGCATTTTCCCTTTATCAGCTGACTGTTGTAAGTAAACCTGGCGGTGGTATGTTTGAGAGCACCGTCAAATATGATGAGAGAACAGCCCGCTATTCCGTCGATGGTGACGTCAGTCGGATAAACGTTTTCGGAGACCAGTCTAAATGTATGGACCGTTTTCATTTGAAAAAGTATTGTTTTTGCCATTCAAATAcatag
- the LOC121373967 gene encoding uncharacterized protein LOC121373967 isoform X2, with product MFLCGRISRLSFLLIIFIIFIFLLEIKFFSPSRSQTHVVFNRRNHVTSTPDHQSRGLLVDTASCKIPDVDPFDKSILHLIRRRGKILCVGKPSITFEEGSVLRLNWTVINEYYKGDFKYCKYQPIIRGPKGNDFYFTYGPFKKSFSSDVQAKHEFIRVYCYSKSGGKIYTNFHSIVIPKPEVEEQCDTRFRRYLKRHQPKEKLNVMMIGVDSVSRLNLMRQMPRTREFLLRNLSAVEMLGYTKVADNTFVNIVPMTTGKYVEELPWNETMVKTPFDKYDFIWKEFSKNGFKTLYAEDAPKIAMFQYGKAGFHTPPADFYNRVFSVAMEKHKSVWNHNHHCVGDRMESDIVLKYVRDFAVQNTHKATFAFAFITRPSHDYANDAGIADDPHFRFLNTLRDDGILKNTVLIYYSDHGNRYGRIRNTFIGKLEERLPFLFLVFPRWFLIKYKEIARNLQVNSKRLSTPFDVYETLKDILYFTGNFPKRDRGERGISLLREIPKERSCFDASIMPHWCMCFSRKKLSNTSTIAVEAAYSLLLHLNKILYDYRYKCAPLEIFSIIDVTVMMPNNNGFHFEQSLNDVINRTVHYGNRTDAFSLYQLTVVSKPGGGMFESTVKYDERTARYSVDGDVSRINVFGDQSKFQEHFYKQ from the coding sequence ATGTTTCTTTGTGGGAGGATCAGCCGCCTGTCCTTTCTTCTGATCATATTCATCATCTTCATATTCCTCTTGGAAATCAAGTTCTTTTCCCCTTCGAGGTCACAGACTCACGTGGTGTTCAATAGGAGAAATCACGTGACGTCCACACCTGATCACCAGTCTCGTGGTCTCCTAGTGGACACAGCTTCTTGCAAGATACCCGACGTTGACCCATTTGACAAATCCATCCTGCATCTCATCCGAAGACGTGGAAAAATTCTTTGCGTTGGGAAGCCTTCCATAACTTTCGAGGAAGGCTCAGTGCTCAGGCTGAACTGGACAGTGATAAATGAATATTACAAAGGAGATTTCAAATATTGCAAGTATCAACCGATCATCAGAGGACCCAAGGGGAACGATTTTTACTTCACTTACGGTCCGTTCAAGAAATCCTTCTCTTCGGACGTGCAAGCGAAACACGAATTTATTCGAGTGTATTGTTACAGCAAGTCGGGCGGGAAGATCTACACGAACTTCCATTCTATAGTCATTCCAAAACCTGAGGTTGAAGAACAATGTGACACGAGGTTTCGTCGTTATTTGAAGCGACACCAGCCAAAAGAAAAGTTAAACGTGATGATGATTGGTGTTGATTCCGTATCACGCTTAAACTTAATGCGGCAGATGCCAAGAACAAGAGAGTTTCTCCTCAGAAATCTTAGCGCTGTCGAAATGCTTGGCTACACGAAAGTAGCAGATAATACGTTTGTGAACATTGTCCCCATGACCACTGGGAAGTACGTGGAAGAACTGCCGTGGAACGAAACAATGGTAAAAACGCCATTTGACAAATATGACTTCATCTGGAAAGAGTTCTCTAAAAATGGTTTCAAAACGTTGTACGCGGAGGACGCCCCAAAAATCGCAATGTTTCAATACGGTAAGGCGGGGTTCCACACGCCTCCCGCTGATTTCTATAACAGGGTGTTCAGCGTTGCCATGGAGAAGCACAAATCGGTGTGGAATCACAACCACCACTGCGTTGGTGACAGAATGGAGTcggatattgttttaaaatacgtGCGAGACTTTGCAGTGCAGAATACCCACAAAGCCACCTTTGCGTTCGCTTTTATTACCCGACCTTCTCACGATTACGCCAACGATGCCGGAATTGCAGACGATCCGCACTTCCGGTTTCTGAACACACTAAGGGACGATGGTATACTTAAAAACACTGTTTTGATTTACTACAGTGACCATGGTAACCGATACGGCAGAATACGTAATACGTTTATAGGCAAACTCGAAGAAAGACttccttttttatttcttgtttttccACGGTGGTTTCTAATCAAATACAAGGAAATAGCTAGGAACCTTCAAGTTAATTCAAAACGACTGTCTACACCTTTTGATGTATATGAAACTTTAAAAGATATACTCTACTTTACCGGTAACTTCCCAAAGAGAGACAGGGGTGAAAGAGGAATCAGTTTATTGAGAGAGATCCCAAAGGAACGATCGTGTTTTGATGCGTCCATCATGCCGCATTGGTGTATGTGTTTCTCCAGGAAGAAATTATCAAACACTTCCACGATAGCAGTAGAGGCTGCATATTCGCTTTTGTTACACCTCAACAAGATCTTGTACGACTACAGATACAAATGTGCACCGCTTGAAATATTCAGTATTATAGATGTCACAGTTATGATGCCCAATAATAATGGTTTTCATTTTGAACAAAGtctaaatgacgtcatcaacagaaCAGTTCACTATGGTAACAGGACAGACGCATTTTCCCTTTATCAGCTGACTGTTGTAAGTAAACCTGGCGGTGGTATGTTTGAGAGCACCGTCAAATATGATGAGAGAACAGCCCGCTATTCCGTCGATGGTGACGTCAGTCGGATAAACGTTTTCGGAGACCAGTCTAAAT